Proteins found in one Crassostrea angulata isolate pt1a10 chromosome 3, ASM2561291v2, whole genome shotgun sequence genomic segment:
- the LOC128177754 gene encoding piggyBac transposable element-derived protein 4-like, protein MANRKRFPSQLKNPHLPERGDAEQMQHNNLVATVWNDAKPVHIVSTTSDPLGDGPAQRRVRGGGVIIIQHPPAVEHYQQHYYGVDRTQQYRSKCPVGRPSKKFWKYLVNYIFEISLINTFLLWFETPGTRKPTKHFSMVDCNLSIAEKLIGDFSSRERAPSCGRGVAGISVANINRHTSTKLTRPRGRCKQCKKNGRRSDTFFGCSICNVHLCRGACFQAYHTYHHLLME, encoded by the exons ATGGCAAACAGGAAAAGGTTTCCCTCACAACTGAAGAACCCACACCTTCCTGAGAGAGGAGATGCTGAACAGATGCAACATAATAACCTTGTTGCCACCGTATGGAATGATGCTAAACCT GTTCACATTGTATCTACAACATCTGACCCTCTCGGAGATGGCCCAGCTCAAAGAAGGGTTCGGGGTGGTGGTGTTATCATCATTCAGCACCCGCCTGCAGTTGAGCACTACCAACAGCACTACTATGGTGTAGACAGAACACAGCAATACAGATCCAAGTGTCCAGTTGGCCGTCCATCCAAAAAGTTTTGGAAGTATCTGGTCaactatatttttgaaatttctctgATCAACACATTCCTTCTTTGGTTTGAAACCCCAGGAACAAGAAAACCAACAAAACATTTCTCTATGGTTGACTGCAACTTGTCTATCGCAGAGAAACTTATTGGTGATTTCTCTAGCAGAGAGCGGGCACCTTCATGTGGAAGGGGAGTTGCAGGTATAAGTGTTGCTAACATCAACCGGCACACCAGCACAAAGTTGACAAGACCGCGAGGAAGATGCAAACAGTGCAAGAAGAATGGCAGAAGAAGTGACACATTTTTTGGTTGTAGCATTTGTAATGTACATCTGTGTAGAGGAGCTTGTTTTCAGGCCTATCACACTTATCATCACTTGCTTATGGAATAG